Proteins from one Halovivax limisalsi genomic window:
- a CDS encoding GNAT family N-acetyltransferase produces the protein MSVNIDRRTVPAGTDDYVAEAWELKETIHEREGVLKQRRDFFTDAYRRSTVHCIFTDHESTTLAGFVTVRRDGYILFLAVDPDCRGEGIGKQLVGTVVSDHRSVTCHARTTNENALQFYEHLGFEITRRIDNYYEDGGDAYYLKLNTDVGLTDKLADFVRR, from the coding sequence GTGAGCGTCAACATCGACCGCCGGACCGTCCCCGCGGGCACCGACGACTACGTGGCGGAGGCGTGGGAGCTCAAGGAGACGATCCACGAGCGGGAGGGGGTGTTGAAACAACGCCGGGACTTCTTCACCGACGCGTACCGCCGCTCGACGGTCCACTGCATCTTCACCGACCACGAGTCGACCACGCTCGCCGGCTTCGTCACCGTTCGGCGCGACGGCTACATTCTCTTTCTCGCGGTCGATCCCGACTGTCGCGGCGAAGGTATCGGCAAGCAACTCGTCGGCACCGTCGTCTCCGACCACCGCTCGGTGACCTGCCACGCGCGGACGACAAACGAGAACGCCCTCCAGTTCTACGAGCACCTCGGCTTCGAGATTACCCGGCGGATCGACAACTACTACGAGGACGGCGGCGACGCCTACTACCTCAAACTGAATACCGACGTCGGCCTCACCGACAAGCTCGCGGACTTCGTGCGTCGGTGA
- the priS gene encoding DNA primase small subunit PriS has translation MEERTRAYLRGRFRDYYRRASITPPPDANAREWGYIPWTAGPDTRMIRHRSLLDLGDVETFLERERPQHVYFSAGRYDDPGAGSMDEKGWRDADLVFDLDADHLPGVTLGEDSYAEMLATCKDALYRLLDFLEDDFGFEELQIVFSGGRGYHVHVRDDAVRHLEREHRREIVDYVRGIGLEYDELIETETVAGMGRKTPTERRTLTTAGGWGARIHRRFTDYLDDVLAMDDADAIQELQSFDGIGEGRAEAALTAARTNREAIDAGNVTVHTAVAQLAERFAERTVAAENAPIDEPVTTDTNRLIRLPGSLHGGSALAVRRIDRDALADFDPLVDAVPETFTGHEISVQVTGPGVVELGGDSFTVSEGDQSLPEYVALFLMARGRAEKERE, from the coding sequence ATGGAGGAGCGAACCCGGGCCTATCTGCGGGGTCGATTCCGGGATTACTACCGGCGAGCGTCGATCACGCCGCCGCCCGACGCGAACGCACGAGAGTGGGGCTACATCCCCTGGACGGCGGGACCCGACACCCGCATGATCCGCCACCGGTCCCTGCTCGATCTCGGGGACGTCGAGACCTTCCTCGAGCGGGAACGGCCCCAGCACGTCTACTTCTCCGCCGGCCGGTACGACGACCCGGGGGCGGGGTCGATGGACGAGAAAGGGTGGCGCGACGCGGACCTCGTATTCGACCTCGACGCGGATCACCTCCCCGGGGTCACGCTCGGCGAGGACTCCTACGCCGAGATGCTCGCCACCTGTAAAGATGCGCTCTATCGCCTGCTAGATTTTCTCGAAGACGATTTCGGGTTCGAGGAGTTACAGATCGTCTTCTCGGGCGGTCGCGGCTATCACGTTCACGTGCGCGACGACGCCGTCCGCCACCTCGAACGCGAACACCGTCGCGAGATCGTCGACTACGTCCGGGGGATCGGTCTCGAGTACGACGAGTTGATCGAGACCGAGACCGTCGCCGGGATGGGCCGAAAGACGCCGACCGAGCGGCGAACGCTTACCACCGCGGGCGGCTGGGGAGCGCGGATCCACCGCCGGTTCACTGACTACCTCGACGACGTCCTCGCGATGGACGACGCCGACGCGATCCAAGAACTCCAGTCGTTCGACGGCATCGGCGAGGGAAGAGCCGAGGCCGCGCTCACCGCCGCGCGGACGAACCGGGAGGCGATCGACGCCGGGAACGTCACCGTCCACACCGCAGTGGCGCAACTGGCGGAGCGATTCGCCGAGCGAACCGTCGCGGCCGAGAACGCGCCCATCGACGAACCCGTGACGACCGACACCAATCGGCTCATCCGATTACCGGGCAGCCTCCACGGCGGTAGCGCCCTCGCCGTCCGCCGGATCGACCGGGACGCACTGGCGGACTTCGACCCGCTCGTCGACGCCGTCCCGGAGACGTTCACCGGCCACGAGATTTCGGTCCAGGTAACCGGACCCGGTGTGGTCGAACTCGGTGGCGACAGCTTTACAGTATCCGAGGGAGATCAGTCACTACCAGAGTACGTCGCGCTGTTCCTGATGGCGCGCGGACGCGCCGAGAAGGAACGCGAGTGA
- the bcp gene encoding thioredoxin-dependent thiol peroxidase, which translates to MLDVGTDAPSFELPNQHGESVSLESFAGRPVVVYFYPRANTEGCTVEACEFRDARPRLDDHDAVVLGISDDPVEDLADFADDYDLDFHLLSDEDGSVATAYDSYGEKQMFGNTFDGVFRNTYVVGPDGTIQAAFEGVTPEGHAEEVLAEL; encoded by the coding sequence ATGCTCGACGTCGGAACCGACGCCCCGTCCTTCGAACTGCCGAATCAGCACGGCGAGTCCGTCTCGCTCGAATCCTTCGCCGGCCGGCCGGTCGTCGTCTACTTCTACCCGCGGGCGAACACCGAGGGCTGCACCGTCGAGGCCTGCGAATTCCGCGACGCCCGCCCGCGGCTCGACGACCACGACGCCGTCGTCCTCGGCATCAGCGACGACCCGGTCGAGGACCTGGCCGACTTCGCCGACGACTACGACCTCGACTTCCACCTGCTCTCGGACGAGGACGGCAGCGTCGCAACGGCCTACGACTCCTACGGCGAGAAACAGATGTTCGGCAACACGTTCGACGGCGTCTTTCGCAACACGTACGTCGTCGGTCCCGACGGGACGATCCAGGCGGCCTTCGAAGGTGTCACGCCCGAGGGCCACGCCGAGGAGGTCCTGGCGGAGCTGTAA
- a CDS encoding CDC48 family AAA ATPase gives MKVTVKPLKQKDAGRGLAAIDRASMRELGLENGDYILLSASGEGRSVARVWPGYPEDEGKGIVRIDGRLRQEAGVGIDDRIEVEPADVNPASSITVALPQNLRIRGDIGPLVRDKLSGQAVTEGQTVPFSLSFGPMAGSGQSVPLKIASTSPSGTVVITDSTAIEISETPAEQIRSGGESPEGVPNVTYEDIGGLEDELDQVREMIELPMRHPELFQQLGIEPPKGVLLHGPPGTGKTLMAKAVANEIDAHFETISGPEIMSKYYGESEEQLREVFETAEENAPAIVFIDEIDSIASKREETSGDVERRVVAQLLSLMDGLEERGRVTVIAATNRVDSIDPALRRGGRFDREIEIGVPDKEGRKEILQVHTRGMPLTESIDLDQYAENTHGFVGADLATLTREAAMNALRRIRPELDLESDEIDADLLESLQVTESDFKEALKGIQPSALREVFVEVPDVTWADVGGLEDTKERLRETIQWPLDYPEVYAQMDMQAPKGVLMYGPPGTGKTLLAKAIANESQSNFISIKGPELLNKFVGESEKGIREVFEKARSNAPTVIFFDEIDSIAGERGRTTGDSGVSERMVSQLLTELDGLEELEDVVVIATTNRPDLIDPALLRPGRLDRHVHVPVPDEAARRKIFEVHTKDKPLADAVDLDWLAAETEGYVGADIEAVTREASMAATREFVNSVDPEDMPDTISNVRISKEHFEQALEEVSPSVTSDTRERYEEIEEEFDAAEPATQKDQLGRTFQ, from the coding sequence ATGAAAGTCACCGTCAAACCACTGAAACAGAAGGACGCGGGTCGCGGACTCGCCGCCATCGATCGCGCGTCGATGCGCGAGCTCGGACTCGAGAACGGCGATTACATTCTGCTCTCCGCGAGCGGCGAGGGGCGATCCGTCGCGCGCGTCTGGCCGGGCTATCCGGAGGACGAGGGCAAAGGCATCGTCCGGATCGACGGTCGCCTCCGCCAGGAGGCGGGCGTGGGCATCGACGACCGGATCGAGGTCGAACCCGCCGACGTCAACCCGGCGTCGTCGATCACCGTCGCGCTGCCGCAGAACCTGCGCATCCGCGGTGACATCGGCCCGCTCGTCCGCGACAAGCTGAGCGGCCAGGCCGTCACCGAGGGCCAGACCGTGCCGTTCTCGCTCTCGTTCGGACCGATGGCGGGGTCGGGCCAGTCCGTCCCGCTGAAGATCGCCTCGACCTCGCCCTCCGGGACGGTCGTCATCACCGACTCGACCGCGATCGAGATCTCGGAGACGCCGGCCGAGCAGATCCGCTCGGGCGGCGAATCACCCGAGGGCGTTCCGAACGTCACGTACGAGGACATCGGCGGCCTCGAGGACGAACTCGACCAGGTTCGCGAAATGATCGAGCTGCCGATGCGCCACCCCGAGCTGTTCCAGCAGCTGGGCATCGAGCCGCCGAAGGGCGTCCTGCTCCACGGCCCGCCGGGGACCGGCAAGACGCTGATGGCGAAGGCCGTCGCCAACGAGATCGACGCCCACTTCGAGACCATCTCCGGGCCGGAGATCATGTCGAAGTACTACGGCGAGTCCGAAGAGCAGCTGCGCGAGGTCTTCGAGACCGCCGAGGAGAACGCGCCCGCGATCGTCTTCATCGACGAGATCGACTCGATCGCCTCCAAGCGCGAGGAGACCAGCGGCGACGTCGAACGACGCGTGGTCGCCCAGCTCCTCTCGCTGATGGACGGCCTCGAAGAGCGCGGTCGCGTCACCGTCATCGCCGCGACCAACCGGGTCGACTCGATCGATCCCGCGCTGCGACGCGGCGGCCGGTTCGACCGCGAGATCGAGATCGGCGTCCCGGACAAGGAGGGACGCAAGGAGATCTTGCAAGTCCACACCCGCGGGATGCCGCTGACCGAGTCGATCGACCTCGATCAGTACGCCGAGAACACCCACGGCTTCGTCGGCGCGGACCTGGCGACGCTGACCCGCGAGGCGGCGATGAACGCCCTGCGTCGCATCCGACCCGAGCTCGACCTCGAGTCCGACGAGATCGACGCGGACCTGCTCGAATCGTTGCAGGTGACGGAGTCCGACTTCAAGGAAGCGCTCAAGGGGATCCAGCCCTCCGCGCTTCGGGAGGTCTTCGTCGAGGTGCCGGACGTCACCTGGGCCGACGTCGGCGGCCTCGAGGACACCAAAGAGCGGCTCCGCGAGACGATCCAGTGGCCGCTCGACTACCCCGAGGTCTACGCCCAGATGGACATGCAGGCGCCGAAGGGCGTCCTCATGTACGGTCCGCCGGGGACGGGGAAGACGCTGCTCGCGAAGGCCATCGCCAACGAGTCCCAGTCGAACTTCATCTCGATCAAGGGGCCCGAACTGCTCAACAAGTTCGTCGGCGAGTCCGAGAAGGGCATCCGCGAGGTCTTCGAGAAGGCCCGCTCGAACGCCCCGACCGTGATCTTCTTCGACGAGATCGACTCGATCGCGGGCGAGCGCGGCCGGACGACCGGCGACTCCGGCGTCTCCGAGCGGATGGTCAGTCAGCTGCTGACCGAACTCGACGGGCTCGAGGAGCTCGAGGACGTCGTCGTCATCGCGACGACGAACCGACCCGACCTGATCGACCCGGCGCTGCTGCGTCCCGGTCGGCTGGACCGCCACGTCCACGTGCCGGTCCCCGACGAAGCGGCCCGCCGGAAGATCTTCGAGGTCCACACGAAGGACAAGCCGCTGGCCGACGCGGTCGACCTCGACTGGCTCGCGGCCGAGACCGAGGGCTACGTCGGCGCGGACATCGAGGCCGTCACTCGCGAGGCCTCGATGGCGGCGACCCGGGAGTTCGTCAACTCCGTCGACCCCGAGGATATGCCGGACACGATCTCGAACGTCCGCATCTCGAAGGAGCACTTCGAGCAGGCCCTCGAGGAGGTCTCCCCGAGCGTGACCAGCGACACCAGGGAACGCTACGAGGAGATCGAAGAGGAGTTCGACGCGGCCGAACCGGCGACCCAGAAGGATCAACTCGGTCGGACCTTCCAGTAG
- a CDS encoding DUF7127 family protein, producing MTQTTRTVGDEPMVRTYEYDDERVVVADLPTVETDPSVDVVDGTAIVVTGDRQFEIELPDGASDAHTFIKNDVLSIEVEDTR from the coding sequence ATGACTCAAACCACCCGTACCGTCGGAGACGAACCGATGGTCAGAACCTACGAGTACGACGACGAACGCGTCGTCGTGGCCGACCTGCCGACGGTCGAGACCGATCCCAGCGTCGACGTCGTCGACGGGACGGCGATCGTCGTGACCGGCGACCGCCAGTTCGAGATCGAGCTTCCCGACGGCGCGAGCGACGCGCACACGTTTATCAAAAACGACGTGCTCAGCATCGAAGTGGAGGACACGCGATGA
- a CDS encoding alpha/beta fold hydrolase — protein MERVEHHGRTTAYRHVDRTDDGGGPGLCFVHGSGGTGRLWNGQLPLANRTPVTTLDLSGHGDSDDIDADAGYQTFAAYGDDVLAVLEETDDRVLVGSSLGGAVLMHLAIERDLDADALVLAGTGARLGVLDDLLTWLRTDFERAVDFLVEPGHLVQTDDPDVRERSRAILTETGRAVTHRDFLSCHRFDVRGDLDAIDGPALVVYGSEDKLTPPWFHEYLADHLPDATLVEIEGAAHLTMLESPAVFNEVLIDFLETRNLL, from the coding sequence ATGGAGCGGGTCGAACACCACGGACGCACCACGGCCTACCGCCACGTCGATCGCACAGATGACGGTGGCGGACCCGGACTCTGTTTCGTTCACGGGAGCGGCGGCACGGGCCGGCTCTGGAACGGACAACTGCCACTCGCGAACCGAACGCCGGTGACGACGCTCGACCTGAGCGGACACGGGGACTCGGACGACATCGACGCCGACGCCGGCTACCAGACGTTCGCCGCCTACGGCGACGACGTGCTCGCGGTGCTCGAGGAGACCGACGACCGCGTCCTCGTCGGCTCGTCGCTCGGCGGCGCGGTGCTCATGCACCTGGCGATCGAACGCGACCTCGACGCCGACGCCCTCGTCCTGGCCGGTACCGGCGCCCGCCTGGGGGTCCTCGACGACCTGCTCACCTGGCTGCGGACGGACTTCGAGCGCGCCGTCGACTTCCTGGTCGAACCGGGACACCTGGTCCAGACGGACGACCCGGACGTTCGCGAGCGATCGCGGGCGATTTTGACCGAGACGGGCCGCGCCGTCACCCACCGCGACTTCCTCTCGTGCCACCGCTTCGACGTGCGAGGCGACCTCGACGCGATCGACGGTCCCGCGCTCGTCGTCTACGGCAGCGAGGACAAACTGACGCCGCCCTGGTTCCACGAGTACCTGGCGGACCACCTCCCGGACGCGACGCTCGTCGAGATCGAGGGCGCCGCCCACCTCACGATGCTCGAGAGCCCGGCGGTCTTCAACGAGGTGCTGATCGACTTCCTCGAAACGCGGAACCTGCTGTAA
- the panB gene encoding 3-methyl-2-oxobutanoate hydroxymethyltransferase has product MVSVRDLRAKAGEEPITMLTAYDAPTAELVDDAGVDVVLVGDSVGNAMLGYETTVPVSFDAIAHHTSAVARGVEDAMVVADMPFLSFGSDEATSVENAGTLLKETGCEAVKLECGPHTVDLTRRLVELGIPVMAHLGLTPQHVNQYGGFPRQGTDAESAERILDLAREHEDAGAFSLVLEHVPSNLAARVTETIDIPTIGIGAGPDCDGQVLVFHDAVGLSEWSPSFAKRFGDVRGEMESAVSSYVEAVESGSFPADEHSHEEAELDDLY; this is encoded by the coding sequence ATGGTGAGCGTCCGAGACCTGCGGGCGAAAGCCGGTGAAGAACCGATCACGATGTTGACGGCCTACGACGCCCCCACGGCCGAACTCGTCGACGACGCGGGCGTCGACGTGGTCCTCGTGGGCGACAGCGTGGGCAACGCGATGCTGGGGTACGAGACGACGGTGCCGGTCTCGTTCGACGCCATCGCCCACCACACGAGCGCCGTCGCGCGAGGGGTCGAGGACGCGATGGTCGTCGCGGATATGCCGTTTCTCTCCTTCGGAAGCGACGAGGCGACGAGCGTCGAGAACGCCGGCACCCTGCTGAAGGAGACGGGTTGCGAGGCGGTCAAACTCGAGTGCGGTCCGCACACGGTCGACCTCACTCGCCGACTCGTCGAACTCGGCATCCCGGTGATGGCCCACCTGGGGCTGACGCCCCAGCACGTCAACCAGTACGGCGGCTTTCCGCGGCAGGGGACCGACGCGGAGAGCGCCGAACGTATTCTCGACCTCGCGCGCGAACACGAGGACGCTGGCGCGTTCTCGCTCGTCCTCGAACACGTCCCGTCGAACCTCGCGGCCAGGGTGACCGAGACAATCGACATTCCCACGATCGGGATCGGCGCCGGCCCCGACTGCGACGGCCAGGTGCTCGTCTTTCACGACGCGGTCGGGCTCAGCGAGTGGTCGCCGTCGTTCGCGAAGCGCTTCGGCGACGTTCGCGGCGAGATGGAATCGGCGGTCTCGTCGTACGTCGAGGCGGTCGAATCGGGATCGTTCCCCGCCGACGAACACAGCCACGAGGAGGCGGAGCTGGACGATCTCTACTGA
- a CDS encoding DUF5822 domain-containing protein: MPEPVETSDPDGLDYGWVMQVTFVLTIVVGAPAVALLSIPATLPTWGERVEFAIRVGAVVWLVTALAVFAYAKRTQAES; this comes from the coding sequence GTGCCGGAACCCGTCGAAACGAGCGATCCGGACGGCCTCGACTACGGCTGGGTGATGCAGGTCACCTTCGTCCTTACGATCGTCGTCGGAGCCCCCGCGGTCGCCCTCCTCTCGATACCGGCGACGCTTCCCACCTGGGGCGAACGCGTCGAGTTCGCCATCCGGGTCGGCGCCGTCGTCTGGCTCGTCACCGCCCTCGCCGTCTTCGCCTACGCGAAACGAACACAGGCGGAGTCGTAG
- a CDS encoding HAD family hydrolase, translated as MTGYDAVVYDLDGTLVDLDVDWTAVATDVRSIYRRDGLEPPEERSWAILREAGTPERRAEIDATIAEHERAGARTASALDLASVVVEEPVPVGVCSLNCEAACRIALERHGLAKAVDAVVGRDSVPTMKPDPEPLLAAIDRLPGESANPLFVGDSESDATTAERAGVAFRPIESHLETGRPETG; from the coding sequence GTGACCGGATACGACGCCGTCGTCTACGATCTCGACGGCACGCTCGTCGATCTCGACGTGGACTGGACGGCCGTGGCGACCGACGTCCGCTCGATCTACCGGCGGGACGGCCTCGAACCACCGGAGGAGCGATCCTGGGCGATCCTCCGGGAGGCGGGGACGCCCGAGCGACGCGCGGAGATCGACGCGACGATCGCCGAGCACGAACGAGCGGGTGCGAGAACGGCCAGCGCGCTCGACCTCGCGTCCGTCGTGGTCGAAGAGCCCGTTCCCGTCGGCGTCTGTTCGCTCAACTGCGAGGCGGCCTGCCGGATCGCGCTCGAGCGTCACGGCCTGGCGAAGGCCGTCGACGCGGTCGTCGGTCGCGATAGCGTACCGACGATGAAACCCGATCCGGAGCCGCTGCTCGCCGCCATCGATCGCCTCCCGGGCGAGTCGGCGAACCCGCTGTTCGTCGGCGACTCCGAGAGCGACGCGACGACGGCCGAGCGAGCAGGGGTGGCGTTTCGGCCCATCGAATCGCATCTGGAGACGGGTCGCCCGGAAACGGGGTGA
- a CDS encoding acyl-CoA dehydrogenase family protein has protein sequence MTLSDEQRAIRDVVREFAREEIRPVAREADETQTFPEGIWDGLAELDLTGLTVPEAYGGFDADPVTASVVNESVAYGSLAVATALSVHGLATSCLATFGSEAQQERWLPEMAEGRPVGAFALSEPHAGSNPRAMSTEARREGDEYVIDGEKQWITNGERSGVIVLFAKTDRDDPDTVTQFLVPKDVDGLSVGEKEDKLGLRASDTTSLTFDDVRVPAENRLTEEGRGLSAAFEILTGGRVAIASQAVGLADHALEEAVAYSQEREQFGGPIADIQSVRHKLAEMAARTESARQLTRHAARERAAGSDDAPMAASMAKYVASEAAMDVTNEAVQVHGGYGYVTEGEVERLYRDAKITEIYEGTTEIQKTVIARHLLD, from the coding sequence ATGACGCTCTCGGACGAACAGCGCGCGATTCGGGACGTGGTTCGCGAGTTCGCGCGCGAGGAGATCCGCCCGGTGGCCCGCGAGGCCGACGAGACCCAGACGTTTCCCGAGGGGATCTGGGACGGCCTCGCCGAACTCGATCTGACGGGGTTGACCGTCCCCGAGGCCTACGGCGGGTTCGACGCCGATCCCGTGACGGCGAGCGTGGTCAACGAGTCGGTCGCTTACGGTTCGCTCGCGGTCGCGACGGCGCTGTCGGTCCACGGGCTCGCGACCTCGTGTCTCGCCACCTTCGGCTCGGAGGCCCAGCAGGAGCGTTGGCTCCCCGAGATGGCGGAGGGGCGGCCGGTCGGCGCCTTCGCGCTCTCCGAGCCTCACGCCGGGTCGAATCCGCGGGCCATGTCGACGGAGGCCCGCCGGGAGGGCGACGAGTACGTCATCGACGGCGAGAAGCAGTGGATCACGAACGGGGAACGTTCGGGCGTGATCGTCCTCTTCGCGAAGACCGATCGCGACGATCCGGACACCGTCACGCAGTTTCTCGTCCCCAAGGACGTCGACGGCCTGTCGGTCGGCGAGAAGGAGGACAAGCTCGGCCTCCGTGCGAGCGACACCACGTCGCTCACCTTCGACGACGTGCGCGTGCCGGCGGAAAACCGCCTGACCGAGGAAGGGCGGGGCCTCTCCGCGGCGTTCGAGATCCTGACGGGCGGTCGCGTCGCCATCGCCTCGCAGGCGGTCGGCCTGGCAGACCACGCGCTCGAGGAAGCGGTCGCGTACAGCCAGGAACGCGAGCAGTTCGGCGGCCCGATCGCCGACATCCAGTCGGTGCGACACAAACTCGCGGAGATGGCGGCCCGGACCGAGTCGGCCCGCCAGCTCACTCGCCACGCCGCCAGGGAGCGCGCGGCCGGCAGCGACGACGCGCCGATGGCCGCGAGCATGGCGAAGTACGTCGCGAGCGAGGCGGCGATGGACGTCACGAACGAGGCCGTCCAGGTCCACGGCGGCTACGGCTACGTCACCGAGGGCGAGGTCGAACGACTCTACCGGGACGCGAAGATCACGGAGATCTACGAGGGGACGACGGAGATCCAGAAGACCGTCATCGCACGGCACCTCCTCGATTGA
- a CDS encoding HAD family hydrolase, with product MVDHDVLYRLYDEYDTATLRAYQAFVDVFPPVDSRVALENWERASGELESRKASIRSSFAAGETLAGIAARATRNQAFTALDLYATHGRAVNVLVLDVDETLRSAAGTDNEIPRETLHALTEFHEAGVPIVICTGQTLENVKGFAIQGLGSKLVHSGELSIVYESGTGVFTPGHGAETKQLLYEELDEPIRTTFEDVRARVLPEAPTRLRRGCHLQGNEFNVTLKPNFEIGSAQARALIDEALVYLVDLLADAVARRIDGANGDDAGGGSIRDSTRAYYASEDAEIRGVLEREGAYPDIDAPETGTALRDMLERIDVAYYEADAAEIGSLELNKAAGVDRAFAVLGVEDPFALVMGDSKSDLRVMRWLDERDAGIAAAPGHASESVLEHVLATDELVFDEGQSVDVLRTIDAMNRIARLE from the coding sequence ATGGTCGATCACGACGTTCTCTACCGGCTCTACGACGAGTACGACACGGCGACGCTTCGCGCGTACCAGGCGTTCGTCGACGTCTTCCCGCCGGTCGATTCGCGGGTGGCCCTGGAGAACTGGGAGCGCGCCAGCGGCGAACTCGAGTCGCGCAAAGCCTCGATCCGCTCGTCGTTCGCCGCGGGGGAGACCCTCGCCGGGATCGCCGCGCGCGCGACGCGGAACCAGGCGTTCACGGCGCTTGACCTGTACGCGACCCACGGGCGGGCGGTGAACGTCCTCGTCCTCGACGTCGACGAGACGCTCCGATCGGCCGCCGGCACCGACAACGAGATCCCCCGGGAGACGCTGCACGCCCTCACCGAGTTCCACGAGGCCGGCGTTCCGATCGTCATCTGCACCGGCCAGACCCTGGAGAACGTCAAGGGCTTTGCCATTCAGGGGCTGGGCAGCAAACTCGTCCACTCCGGCGAGCTGTCGATCGTCTACGAGTCGGGCACCGGCGTGTTCACCCCGGGTCACGGCGCCGAGACGAAGCAGTTGCTCTACGAGGAACTCGACGAACCGATCCGGACGACGTTCGAGGACGTCCGCGCGCGGGTGTTGCCCGAGGCGCCGACCCGACTGCGACGCGGCTGTCACCTGCAGGGAAACGAGTTCAACGTGACGCTGAAGCCGAACTTCGAGATCGGTTCTGCGCAGGCGCGGGCGTTGATCGACGAGGCACTGGTCTACCTGGTCGACCTGCTCGCCGACGCCGTCGCTCGCCGGATCGACGGTGCGAACGGCGACGATGCTGGCGGCGGGTCGATCCGCGATTCGACCCGGGCGTATTACGCGAGCGAGGACGCCGAGATCAGGGGCGTACTCGAACGCGAGGGTGCCTATCCCGATATCGATGCCCCGGAGACGGGGACGGCGCTTCGGGACATGCTCGAGCGGATCGACGTCGCGTACTACGAGGCCGACGCGGCCGAGATCGGCAGCCTCGAACTGAACAAGGCGGCGGGTGTCGACCGGGCGTTCGCCGTCCTGGGCGTCGAAGACCCGTTCGCGCTCGTGATGGGCGATTCGAAGAGCGACCTCCGCGTGATGCGGTGGCTCGACGAGCGCGACGCGGGGATCGCGGCGGCGCCGGGCCACGCCTCGGAGTCCGTCCTCGAACACGTCCTCGCGACCGACGAACTCGTCTTCGACGAGGGCCAGAGCGTCGACGTCCTCCGAACGATCGACGCGATGAACCGGATCGCCCGCCTCGAGTGA